DNA sequence from the Sphingomonas taxi genome:
ACCGGCGGGCTCGCCGACGTGGTGGGGGCGTTGCCCGATGCGCTGGCGCCGCATGGCGTCGCGACGACGACGCTGATCCCGGGCTATCCGGCGGTCGGCAAGGCGGTGAAGGGCACCAAGGTGGTGCGGCGCTGGCGCGATCTGCTCGGCGTCGAGGCGCGGTTGCTCGGCGCGCGGCTGGGCGAGCATCCGCTGCTGGTGCTCGATGCGCCGGCGTTGTTCGCGCGGGCGGGTGGGCTCTACGACCAGACCGACGACTGGCACAGGTTCGCGGCCCTGTCGCGCGCCGCCGCCGACGTCGCGGAAGGGTTCGACGTGCTTCACGCGCACGACTGGCAGGCCGCGCTGGCGCCGGCCTATCTGCGCTATTGCGGTACGGCGCAGCGCCGGACCGCCAGCGTGATGACGGTCCATAACATCGCCTTCCAGGGCCAGTTCGGTGCGGAGATATTTGCCGGGCTCGATTTGCCGGACGAGGCCTATGCGATCGACGGCGTCGAATATTATGGCGGTGTCGGCTTCCTGAAGGCGGGGCTGGAGGCGGCCGATGCGATCACCACGGTCAGCCCGACCTATGCCGCCGAGATCCGCGAGCCGCGGTTCGGCATGGGGCTGGAAGGGCTGATCGACACCCGACGTGATCGCGTGCACGGCATCGTCAACGGCATCGATCCCGCCGTGTGGAATCCCGAGACTGACGCCGCCTTGCCGAGCCGCTTCACCGCGCGTGCGCTCGGCCGGCGCAAGGCCAACAAGCGCGCGGTCGAGAAGATGTTCGGGCTCGATCGCGACGACGGACCGCTGTTCACCGTCATCAGCCGGCTGACGTGGCAGAAGGGCATGGACGTGCTCGTCACCTGCCTCGACGAGCTGGTCGCGGGCGGGGCGCGGCTGGCGCTGCTCGGCTCGGGCGATGCGCATCTGGAAGCGGCGCTGCTCGCCGCGGCGGCGCGCTATCCGGGGCGGATCGCGGTACGGATCGGCTATGACGAACCCCTGTCCCATCTGTTGCAGGGCGGTGCCGACGCGATCCTGATCCCGTCGCGGTTCGAACCGTGCGGGCTGACCCAGCTTTACGGCCTCGCTTATGGCTGCGTGCCGGTCGTCGCGCGCACCGGCGGGCTCGCTGATACGGTGATCGACGCCAACGAGGCGGCGCTCGCCGCCGGGGTCGCGACCGGCTTCCAGCATGGCGAGGCGAGCCACCATTCGCTCGGCCACGCGATCCGTCGTGCCATTGCCGCCTACGCGCGCCCCGATCTATGGTGCGCCATCCAGCGCAACGGGATGCGCGCCGATTTCTCCTGGTCGGAAAGCGGTCGCCGCTATGCCGACCTCTACAAGAGCCTGACAGGAACCGCATGATCCGTACCGTCGCCAGCCACGCCTATTCCGACCAGAAGCCCGGCACCTCCGGCCTGCGCAAGAAGGTCACCGTCTTCCAGCAGCCCAATTATGCCGAGAATTTCGTCCAGGCGGTGTTCGACGTCATCGACGGCAAGGACGGCGCGACCTTGGTGATCGGCGGCGACGGCCGGTTCCTCAATCGGGAGGTGATCCAGAAGGCGATCCGCATCGCCGCGGCGAACGGCTTCGGCCGCGTCGTCGTCGGCCGCGGCGGGCTGCTGTCGACGCCCGCGGCGAGCAACATGATCCGCATCCGCAAGGCGCTGGGCGGGCTGGTGCTGTCGGCAAGCCACAATCCCGGCGGCCCGACCGAAGATTTCGGCATCAAGTACAATATCGCCAATGGCGGCCCGGCGCCGGAGCAGGTGACCGAGGCGCTGTACGAACGGACGAAGACGATCGACCGCTGGCTGACGGTCGATGCCGAAGACGTCGATCTCGATACGCTCGGCGAGGTGACGGTCGGTGGGATGACGGTCGAGGTGGTCGATCCGGTCGCCGATTATGCCGCGCTGATGGAGCGGCTGTTCGACTTCGACGCGATCCGCGCCGCGAAGCTGACGATGGCGTTCGACGCGATGAGCGCGGTGACCGGGCCTTATGCGACCGAGATCCTCGAGACGCGGCTCGGCTTCGCCGCCGGCACCGTCCGCAACGGCGAGCCGCTGGAGGATTTCGGCGGGCATCACCCCGATCCCAATCTCGTCCACGCGCACGAACTCTACGAGACGATGATGGCGGCGGATGCGCCCGACTTCGGCGCGGCGTCGGACGGCGATGGCGACCGCAACCTCATCATCGGGCGGGCGCGCTTCGTGACGCCGTCGGACAGTGTCGCGATGCTGGCGGCGAACGCGCATCTCGCGCCGGGCTACAAGGACGGGCTCAAGGGGATCGCGCGGTCGATGCCGACCAGTGCGGCGGCGGATCGTGTCGCCGAGAAGCTCGGCCTGCCGATCTTCGAGACGCCGACGGGGTGGAAATTCTTCGGCAATCTGCTCGACGCGGGCATGGCGACGATCTGCGGCGAGGAGAGCGCCGGCACCGGATCGGATCACGTCCGCGAGAAGGACGGGCTGTGGGCGGTGCTGCTGTGGCTCAACATCCTCGCGGTACGGGGCGAGTCGGTCGACGCGATCGCGCGCGATCACTGGGCGACCTATGGCCGCAACTATTACGCCCGCCACGATTACGAGGGCGTCGAGAGCGCACGCGCCGATGCTTTGATGGCGGAGCTGCGCGGCAAGCTGGATATGCTGGCGGGGACGCAGGTCGGCGGGCTGAGGATCGCGGCGGCGGACGATTTCGCCTATACCGATCCGACCGACGGCTCGGTGAGCCGCAACCAGGGCGTGCGCGTGCTGTTCGAGGGCGGCAGCCGCGTCGTGTTCCGCCTGTCGGGGACCGGCACCAGCGGTGCGACATTGCGGGTGTATCTGGAACGCTACGAGCCGGCGGGCGGCGATCTCGAACGTGAGACCGGCGACATGCTGGCGGATATCGTCGTGGCGGCGGACGAGATCGCGGGCATCGTGCGGCATAGCGGGCGGACCGAACCGGACGTCATCACGTGAGCGACGCGCCCGCGCTGGGCGCGATCTCGTACGATGGCGAAGTGCGGTTCGCGGTGCGCTCGGCGACGGCGGTGACGCTGTGCCTGTGGGACGGCGTAGCCGAGCGGCGTGTGGCGATGACCGGTGCCGACGGTATCTGGTCGGTGGATGTGCCGGGGATCGGGGCGGGCCAGCGCTACGGCTTCCGGGCGGCGGCCGATCCGGCGAAGCTGCTGGTCGATCCCTATGCCGTCGAGCTGGATCGGGCGTTCATTTTTGACCAGCGGCTGGGTCAGCCGGGAGTCGAGACGGGTGGGTTGGTGCCGTGGGGTGTAGTCGTTGGAACACCCTTCCCCCATCGTCATCCCCGCGAAGGCGGTGATCCAGACGCGCAGATGCTCGAAGGGGCCGCGAGGTCCGTGGGTATGGATCCCCGCCTTCGCGGGGATGACAACAAAGGGGTTGCCGATAAGGGGGAGGACGCGAACCTCCTCCCCCCGCCGCTCTTCACGCCGGGCGGGTTGATCTACGAACTCAACGTCCGCGGGTTCACGATGCTGCACCCCGAGGTGCCCGCGGCGCAGCGGGGAACGATCGCGGCCTTGGCGCATCCCGCGATCATCGCGCATCTGCGGCGGCTGCGGGTCAGCGCGATCGAGCTGATGCCGATCGTCGCGTGGATCGACGAGCGGCATCTGCCGCCGCTCGGGCTGCGCAACGCCTGGGGCTATAATCCGGTGGTGCCGATGGCGATCGATCCGCGGTTGGCGCCGGGAGGGATCGCCGAGCTGCGCGAGACCGTCGCGGCGCTGCGGGCGGCGGGGATCGGCGTGATCCTCGACCTCGTCTTCAATCACACCGGCGAGAGCGACGTGCACGGGCCGACGCTGTCGCTGCGCGGGTTGGACGAGCGGCTCCATTATGCGCAGGCCGAGGACGGCACGCTGATCAACGACACCGGCACCGGCAACACGCTGGATTGTTCGCGACCCCAGGTCCGTGCACTGATCCTCGCCAGCCTGCGCCATTTCGCGCGGCTAGGCGTGGACGGCTTCCGGTTCGATCTGGCGCCGGTGCTGGCACGCGGGCCGGGGTTCGATCCGCATGCGCCGATCTTCGCCGAGATCGCCGCCGATCCCCTGCTGTCCAGCCGCATCATGATCGCCGAGCCGTGGGACATCGGCCCGGACGGCTATCAGCTCGGGCGGTTCCCGGCGCACTGGCTCGAATGGAACGACCGCTATCGCGACGACGTGCGCCGCTTCTGGAAAGGCGACGGCAGCGCGGGCGCATTGGCGACGCGGCTCGCGGGCTCGGACGACGTCTTCGGTGGCGGCGACACGCGCAGCGTCAATTTCATCGCGGCGCACGACGGCTTCACGCTCGCCGACACCGTCGCTTTCGCCGAACGCCACAATCACGCCAACGGCGAGGACAATCGCGACGGCCATGGCGACAATCACAGCTGGAACAACGGCGTCGAGGGACCGAGCGACGATCCCGTCGTCACGGCACGGCGCGATGCCGACCGGCGCGCGTTGCTGGCGACGCTGTTCGCATCGCGCGGTACGATCCTGCTGACCGCGGGGGACGAATTCGGGCGGACGCAGCGGGGCAACAACAACGCTTATGCGCAGGACAATGCGATCGGCTGGGTCGATTGGCACGGGCGCGATCGGGCGCTGGAGGATTTCGCCTGCGGTCTGGCGGCGTTCCGGGCGGCGGCCGGGCTCGATCGCGTCGCGCCGTATGAGGCACCCGACTGGCGGCGGCTCGACGACGCGCCGATGCGGCCGGACGATTGGGCCGGCGCCGACGGCTTCGCGCTGCGCTTGCCCGACGGCGAGCGGTGCGTCACATTGCGATTCGATCGCCGCGCGCGGCGCGTGACGCTGACGCAGGGCACGCTGTTGGAGAGTCGCGCATGATCCGTCCCTTGATGTTGGCGCTCGCCGGCCTGCTCGTCGCGGCGGCGCCGCCATCGCCGGCGCAGCGGTTCGGCGCGCTGTTCCGCGACGTGCAGATGCGGCAGATCTTTCCCGATTCGAAGACCTTCGCGGATGCCGAACCGCGCCGCGGCGATGCCGCGATCCTCGCCGCCTACCGCCGTTGCGATTGCAAGGACGATGCCGCGCTGAAGGCGTTCGTGCTCGCCAATTTCAACGTGCCGGTGGCACCCGCCGCGCCGCCGCCGTCGCGCAAGCTGGGGCTGGCCGAGCATATCGACGCGCTGTGGCCGCAGCTTACCCGGACGCTGCCGACCGTGCCGGCGGGATCGTCGGCGCTACCGCTGCCCAAGCGCTTCGTGGTGCCGGGCGGGCGGTTCCGCGAGATGTATTATTGGGACAGCTGGTTCACGATGCTCGGTCTGCAGGTGTCCGGGCGGCAGGATCTGGTCGAGGACATGGTGACCGACTTCGGCAGCCTGATCGATCGCTACGGCCGCATCCCCAATGGCACGCGCAGCTATTATCTCAGCCGCTCGCAGCCGCCGTTCTTCTATCTGATCGCCGGCCTGTCAAAGAATGCCGCGACGCTGGCGCAGCGCACGACATGGATGCGCGCCGAGCATGACTTCTGGATGGCGGGCGCATCCGGATTGCGGCCGGGCGGCGCGCGCGCGCGCGTGGTGCGGCTGGCGGACGGGTCGCTGCTCAACCGCCATTGGGACGATCGCGACGATCCGCGCGACGAAAGCTATCGCGAGGATGCGGCGCTGGTCGCGGCGACGCCGGGACGCGATGCCAAGGCGATGTACCGCGACCTGCGCGCCGGGGCGGAAAGCGGCTGGGACTTCAGCTCGCGCTGGCTTGGCGACGGCAAGACGCTGGCGACGATCCGGACGACGCGGATCGTGCCGGTCGATCTCAACAGCCTGATGTACGGGATGGAGCGCAGCATCGCCGACAATTGCCGCATTTTGAAGGATGCCGCCTGCGTCGCCACCTATGCGGCGGCCGCCGATGCGCGGGCGAAGGCGATCGCGACGCATCTGTGGAATGCTGCCGGCTATTATGCCGATTACGACCTCGACGCGCGCCGCGTCGCCGACGGCCGTACCGCGGCAATGGCCTACCCCCTGTTCGTCGGGCTGGCCGCACCGGACCGGGCGAAGGCGACCGCGCAGGCGCTGGCGCCACTGGTCGGCGAAGGCGGTCTCGGCACTACCGGCTTGAAGACGGGGCAGCAGTGGGACGAACCAAACGGCTGGGCGCCGCTGCAATGGATCGCGATAGAGGGCCTGCGCCGCTATCGCGAGGATGCGCTCGCCAAGCGGATCGCGACCAACTGGCTGGCGACGGTGGACCGGGAGTATGCGGCGAGCGGCAAGCTGCTCGAAAAATACAATGTCGTCGAGCGGTTGCCCGGTGGCGGCGGCGAATATCCGCTGCAGGACGGCTTTGGCTGGACCAACGGCGTGACGCGCGCGCTGCTCGCGGCGGGCTATGCGCCGCCGCGATAGGCGCTACATCGCCGGCATGCTCGCCGGCATCAGATTGTGGTCGAGGTGCGCCATGATCCAGATCGAGCCGATCAGCACCAATCCGACGATCAGCACGCCGAACGCCAGCGCGAGGACGTTGTTGGTATTGTCCGGCCCGCTGGTGACGTGGAGGAAGAAGACGAGGTGGACGCCCATCTGCGCGATCGCCAGCGCGATCAGCGCCACCGGGATGCCGGGACCGTAAATCACCCCGCTATGCACCGCCGCGAAGGAGGCGATGCTGAGCACCGCCGCCAGCACAAAACCGGCCACATAGGTCAGCACCTTGGCGCGGATGTCGCCGGCGTCGCTGCTGCCCTCGCCGGGCGCGCGATCATCGTCCAGGTCGCTCCGGTCGCTCATCGCGCCACTCCCAGCAGATAGACGGTGGTGAACAGCGCCACCCAGATGATGTCGAGTGCGTGCCAGAACAGGCTGAAACAGGCGATGCGGCGGACGATCTCGTCGCGGAAGCCCTTGGCCTGGACCTGCGCCATCATCGTCGTCAACCAGATCAGCCCGAGCGTGACGTGCAGGCCGTGGCAGCCGACGAGTGCGAAGAAGGCGGAGAGGAAGGCACTGCGCTGCGGCCCGTTGCCCTCGTGGATGAGGTGCAGGAACTCATAGGCTTCGAGGCCGAGGAAGCCGGCACCGAGCAGTGCGGTCGCCGCCATCGCGATTTGGAACCAGAAGCGGTTCTTTGCCGCGGTCGCGATCCCCGCCATGCCGCAGGCGAAGCTGGACGCGAGCAGCAGCGCCGTCTCCGCGCCGACCAGCGGCAGTTCGACGATGTCGCGCGCCGCCGGCCCGCCTGCGGTCGCCTGGGCCAGCACCGCATAAGCGGCGAAGAAGCCGGCGAACATGATGAAGTCGGTGAGCAGGAAGATCCAGAAGCCATAGGCCACGACGATCCGCTTGGGCGCGGGGCCGCGTTCGCTGGGTGCCGTCTCGCCGCGGCCGAGCTTGTGCGGATCGCCGCTCATGCCGGCTGGTCCGCAGGGATATCGAGCAATTGCGCCTTGGCGGTACGCCGTTCGCGGTCGAGCCGCTCCGCCTCCTCGGCGCTGATCTCGGTCTCATTCTCGTCGCGCCAGGCGAAGACGACGAAGGTCGCCCAGGCGCCGAGGAAGCCCAGCCCGAACAGCCACCAGATATGCCACACCGCGGCGAAGCCCAGCGCGGTGGTGAAAAAAGCGGTGACGACGCCGGTCGGCGAATTGCGCGGCATGTGGAACGCCTCGTATTTGGGGCGTTCGGAGAGTTCGCGATTTTCCCGCGCGGTCGACTTGATGTCCCAATAGGCTTCCTCGCCCTTCACGTCGGGCAGCGCCGCGAAGTTGAACGGCGGCGGCGGCGAGGTGGTGATCCATTCGAGGCTGCGCCCGTCCCATGGATCGCCGCTGGTGTCGGCAAGGTCCTTGCGGTTGCGGATCGAGACGTAGAGCTGGATCACCTGACACGCCATGCCGCCGGCGATCATCAGCGCACCGAAGGCGGCGGCGATCAGCCACGGCTGCCAGCCCGGCACGTCGTAATGCTGCATCCGCCGCGTCATCCCCATCAGTCCGAGCACGTAGAGCGGCATGAACGCGACGTAGAAGCCGATCACCCACAGCCAGAAGGCGCGCTTGCCCCAGCGTTCGTCGAGGGTGAAGCCGAACGCCTTGGGGAACCAGTAATTGTAGCCGGCGAAGGCACCGAACAGCACGCCGCCGATGATGACGTTGTGGAAATGCGCGACGAGGAACAGCGAATTGTGCAGCACGAAGTCGGCGGGCGGCACGGCGAGCAGCACGCCGGTCATGCCGCCGATCACGAAGGTGATCATGAACGCCACCGCCCACATCATCGGCACGTGGAAGCGGATGCGGCCGCCATACATGGTGAACAGCCAGTTGAAGACCTTCACCCCGGTCGGCACCGCGATAATCATCGTCGTCACGCCGAAGAAGCCGTTGACGTCGGCCCCCGCGCCCATCGTGAAGAAGTGGTGCAGCCAGACGATGAACGACAGGATGCAGATCACCATCGTCGCGACGACCATCGAACGATAGCCGAACAGAGGCTTGCTCGAGAAGGTCGAGACCACCTCGCTGAACACGCCGAACGCCGGCAGGATCAGGATATAGACCTCGGGATGGCCCCAGGCCCAGATGAGGTTGACGAACATCATCTGGTTGCCGCCGGCATCGTTGGTGAAGAAGTGGAAGCCGAGGTAGCGATCGAGCAGCAGCATCGCGAGCGTCGCGGTGAGGATCGGGAAGGCCGCGACGATCAGCAGGTTGGACGCGAGGCTGGTCCAGCAGAACATCGGCATGCGGGTATAGCCCATGCCGGGGGCGCGCATCTTGAGGATCGTGGTGACGAGATTGACCCCCGACAGCAACGTGCCGACGCCGGAAATCTGTAGCGCCCACAGATAGTAATCGACGCCGACGCCGGGCGAGAAGCGCAGCTCCGACAGCGGCGGATAGGCGAGCCAGCCGGTCTTGGCGAATTCGCCGATGACGAGGCTGAGATTGATCAGCAAGGCGCCGCTCGCCGTCAGCCAGAAGCTGACGTTGTTGAGCGTCGGGAAGGCGACGTCGCGCACGCCGAGCTGCAACGGCACAACGAAGTTCATCAGCCCGATGACGAACGGCATCGCCACGAAGAAGATCATGATCGTGCCGTGCGCCGAGAAGATCTGGTCGTAATGCTCCGGCGGCAGATAGCCCGGATTGCCATAGGCGATCGCCTGCTGGCTGCGCATCATCGCCGCATCGACGAAGCCGCGCATCAGCATCAGCAGCGCGAAGATGCAATACATGATGCCGATCCGCTTGTGATCGACCGAGGTGATCCACTCGTTCCAGATATAGGGGACATGGCCGGCGCGCCACGTCCAGACCAGCACCGCGAGGATGCCGCTGCCGACGATGGCGGCGGCGATCAACGGGATCGGCTGGTCCCAGGGGACCGAATGCCAATTGAGCTTGCCGAACATGCTCAATTCTCCCGTCCGCCGTTATCGACCTCGTGCACCGGCGCGCCGGCCTCGCGCACCGCGGCGGCGAAGAAGCCGGCAGGGACGCTGCCGTAGGCGAAGGGCTTCAGATTGCCCCGCTGCCGGGCGAGCGCGTGATAGCTGTCGGCGTCGAGCGCCGGCCCCCGCCCCTTGGTGCCCGCCGCCCAAGCCGCGAACTGCTG
Encoded proteins:
- a CDS encoding glycogen debranching protein, whose protein sequence is MSDAPALGAISYDGEVRFAVRSATAVTLCLWDGVAERRVAMTGADGIWSVDVPGIGAGQRYGFRAAADPAKLLVDPYAVELDRAFIFDQRLGQPGVETGGLVPWGVVVGTPFPHRHPREGGDPDAQMLEGAARSVGMDPRLRGDDNKGVADKGEDANLLPPPLFTPGGLIYELNVRGFTMLHPEVPAAQRGTIAALAHPAIIAHLRRLRVSAIELMPIVAWIDERHLPPLGLRNAWGYNPVVPMAIDPRLAPGGIAELRETVAALRAAGIGVILDLVFNHTGESDVHGPTLSLRGLDERLHYAQAEDGTLINDTGTGNTLDCSRPQVRALILASLRHFARLGVDGFRFDLAPVLARGPGFDPHAPIFAEIAADPLLSSRIMIAEPWDIGPDGYQLGRFPAHWLEWNDRYRDDVRRFWKGDGSAGALATRLAGSDDVFGGGDTRSVNFIAAHDGFTLADTVAFAERHNHANGEDNRDGHGDNHSWNNGVEGPSDDPVVTARRDADRRALLATLFASRGTILLTAGDEFGRTQRGNNNAYAQDNAIGWVDWHGRDRALEDFACGLAAFRAAAGLDRVAPYEAPDWRRLDDAPMRPDDWAGADGFALRLPDGERCVTLRFDRRARRVTLTQGTLLESRA
- the cyoD gene encoding cytochrome o ubiquinol oxidase subunit IV codes for the protein MSDRSDLDDDRAPGEGSSDAGDIRAKVLTYVAGFVLAAVLSIASFAAVHSGVIYGPGIPVALIALAIAQMGVHLVFFLHVTSGPDNTNNVLALAFGVLIVGLVLIGSIWIMAHLDHNLMPASMPAM
- the cyoC gene encoding cytochrome o ubiquinol oxidase subunit III, producing MSGDPHKLGRGETAPSERGPAPKRIVVAYGFWIFLLTDFIMFAGFFAAYAVLAQATAGGPAARDIVELPLVGAETALLLASSFACGMAGIATAAKNRFWFQIAMAATALLGAGFLGLEAYEFLHLIHEGNGPQRSAFLSAFFALVGCHGLHVTLGLIWLTTMMAQVQAKGFRDEIVRRIACFSLFWHALDIIWVALFTTVYLLGVAR
- the cyoB gene encoding cytochrome o ubiquinol oxidase subunit I translates to MFGKLNWHSVPWDQPIPLIAAAIVGSGILAVLVWTWRAGHVPYIWNEWITSVDHKRIGIMYCIFALLMLMRGFVDAAMMRSQQAIAYGNPGYLPPEHYDQIFSAHGTIMIFFVAMPFVIGLMNFVVPLQLGVRDVAFPTLNNVSFWLTASGALLINLSLVIGEFAKTGWLAYPPLSELRFSPGVGVDYYLWALQISGVGTLLSGVNLVTTILKMRAPGMGYTRMPMFCWTSLASNLLIVAAFPILTATLAMLLLDRYLGFHFFTNDAGGNQMMFVNLIWAWGHPEVYILILPAFGVFSEVVSTFSSKPLFGYRSMVVATMVICILSFIVWLHHFFTMGAGADVNGFFGVTTMIIAVPTGVKVFNWLFTMYGGRIRFHVPMMWAVAFMITFVIGGMTGVLLAVPPADFVLHNSLFLVAHFHNVIIGGVLFGAFAGYNYWFPKAFGFTLDERWGKRAFWLWVIGFYVAFMPLYVLGLMGMTRRMQHYDVPGWQPWLIAAAFGALMIAGGMACQVIQLYVSIRNRKDLADTSGDPWDGRSLEWITTSPPPPFNFAALPDVKGEEAYWDIKSTARENRELSERPKYEAFHMPRNSPTGVVTAFFTTALGFAAVWHIWWLFGLGFLGAWATFVVFAWRDENETEISAEEAERLDRERRTAKAQLLDIPADQPA
- a CDS encoding alpha-D-glucose phosphate-specific phosphoglucomutase, which produces MIRTVASHAYSDQKPGTSGLRKKVTVFQQPNYAENFVQAVFDVIDGKDGATLVIGGDGRFLNREVIQKAIRIAAANGFGRVVVGRGGLLSTPAASNMIRIRKALGGLVLSASHNPGGPTEDFGIKYNIANGGPAPEQVTEALYERTKTIDRWLTVDAEDVDLDTLGEVTVGGMTVEVVDPVADYAALMERLFDFDAIRAAKLTMAFDAMSAVTGPYATEILETRLGFAAGTVRNGEPLEDFGGHHPDPNLVHAHELYETMMAADAPDFGAASDGDGDRNLIIGRARFVTPSDSVAMLAANAHLAPGYKDGLKGIARSMPTSAAADRVAEKLGLPIFETPTGWKFFGNLLDAGMATICGEESAGTGSDHVREKDGLWAVLLWLNILAVRGESVDAIARDHWATYGRNYYARHDYEGVESARADALMAELRGKLDMLAGTQVGGLRIAAADDFAYTDPTDGSVSRNQGVRVLFEGGSRVVFRLSGTGTSGATLRVYLERYEPAGGDLERETGDMLADIVVAADEIAGIVRHSGRTEPDVIT
- the glgA gene encoding glycogen synthase GlgA; translation: MTLSVLSVASEAFPLVKTGGLADVVGALPDALAPHGVATTTLIPGYPAVGKAVKGTKVVRRWRDLLGVEARLLGARLGEHPLLVLDAPALFARAGGLYDQTDDWHRFAALSRAAADVAEGFDVLHAHDWQAALAPAYLRYCGTAQRRTASVMTVHNIAFQGQFGAEIFAGLDLPDEAYAIDGVEYYGGVGFLKAGLEAADAITTVSPTYAAEIREPRFGMGLEGLIDTRRDRVHGIVNGIDPAVWNPETDAALPSRFTARALGRRKANKRAVEKMFGLDRDDGPLFTVISRLTWQKGMDVLVTCLDELVAGGARLALLGSGDAHLEAALLAAAARYPGRIAVRIGYDEPLSHLLQGGADAILIPSRFEPCGLTQLYGLAYGCVPVVARTGGLADTVIDANEAALAAGVATGFQHGEASHHSLGHAIRRAIAAYARPDLWCAIQRNGMRADFSWSESGRRYADLYKSLTGTA
- the treA gene encoding alpha,alpha-trehalase TreA; amino-acid sequence: MIRPLMLALAGLLVAAAPPSPAQRFGALFRDVQMRQIFPDSKTFADAEPRRGDAAILAAYRRCDCKDDAALKAFVLANFNVPVAPAAPPPSRKLGLAEHIDALWPQLTRTLPTVPAGSSALPLPKRFVVPGGRFREMYYWDSWFTMLGLQVSGRQDLVEDMVTDFGSLIDRYGRIPNGTRSYYLSRSQPPFFYLIAGLSKNAATLAQRTTWMRAEHDFWMAGASGLRPGGARARVVRLADGSLLNRHWDDRDDPRDESYREDAALVAATPGRDAKAMYRDLRAGAESGWDFSSRWLGDGKTLATIRTTRIVPVDLNSLMYGMERSIADNCRILKDAACVATYAAAADARAKAIATHLWNAAGYYADYDLDARRVADGRTAAMAYPLFVGLAAPDRAKATAQALAPLVGEGGLGTTGLKTGQQWDEPNGWAPLQWIAIEGLRRYREDALAKRIATNWLATVDREYAASGKLLEKYNVVERLPGGGGEYPLQDGFGWTNGVTRALLAAGYAPPR